One Oryza glaberrima chromosome 11, OglaRS2, whole genome shotgun sequence genomic region harbors:
- the LOC127755809 gene encoding uncharacterized protein LOC127755809, with amino-acid sequence MRALESFTGRHDDRRLAFIKDGVELRAWPPPVGDPESGGLRRRLLSLLDRTDVTFRVGGETFAARSSVVDAASPEDDEGASKWTACRVDAVVFKALLYFMYTGTLPPPLPPETMPGGPAAQDDDGAPAAAMAQQLVAAADRFHLDRLDTMRYSLLLSSARSCGLLLVSGDINLQRTPSA; translated from the coding sequence GAGAGCTTCACCGGTCGTCACGacgaccgccgcctcgccttcaTCAAGGACGGCGTCGAGCTGCGAGCCTGGCCGCCGCCCGTCGGCGACCCTGAGTCCGgcggcctgcgccgccgcctgctctcCTTGCTGGACAGGACGGACGTCACCTTCAGGGTCGGCGGCGAGACGTTCGCCGCGCGCAGCTCCGTGGTCGACGCTGCTTCACCCGAGGACGACGAAGGTGCATCCAAGTGGACGGCGTGCCGCGTGGACGCCGTGGTGTTCAAGGCTCTCCTGTACTTCATGTACACGGGcacgttgccgccgccgctgccgccggagacGATGCCCGGCGGCCCCGCCGCGCAAGACGATGacggggcgccggcggcggccatggcgcagcAGCTGGTCGCGGCGGCCGACAGATTCCACCTCGACAGGTTGGATACGATGAGATACAGTCTCCTACTCTCCTCTGCGAGGAGTTGTGGACTACTACTGGTGTCTGGTGACATTAATCTGCAGCGTACTCCGTCCgcctaa